In Arthrobacter ramosus, one DNA window encodes the following:
- a CDS encoding phosphodiester glycosidase family protein, with product MNASLKRRSALTGGLVLAVFSALLSPVGPTHADDVRKSDNSTGQGAHLNLGAADLPENRTMTTLAPGVTLTKISRGGADSSLFWTAEVAIPADSPDPDAPTSALSSQVTAQHTADKLKAAGVDARVEHVQSPQLADAGGDLGYRVRADHLGAQADGASVVAKIKAAGFASSVIYTGWDGDSETSTKTRGPWNLDVITIDPGKYQGQLAASFGPDLEKRETTSQLASDAHALAAVNAGFFVFDPKAGAEGDPAGAGVYGGKTLSEAVADRPALVIDGKKNATSIQRLTWAGKISSSSGEAPLDGINRVPGLIRNCGGANDLPTSAPLQDVTCTNSNELVTFTPEFGQSTPAGPGLEVMVDSHDAVTSIAETRGAAVPAGGHTIQATGTDVARLRALAPVGTKLKIDAGLLGQDGKSLDTNKATSVVNGGPLLVKDGSEDVTVRHDGMVHPNDGNSFYYGWVHKRNPRTFAGTDAQGRTMLVTADGRSTTSLGLSLKEEADVALSLGMVQAMNLDGGGSTTAVAEGKVQNSPSGGSERAVGDALLVLPARKDEQ from the coding sequence ATGAATGCCTCCCTAAAACGTCGCAGTGCCCTCACTGGCGGGCTCGTTCTGGCCGTCTTTTCAGCGCTCCTCAGCCCCGTGGGCCCCACTCATGCGGACGATGTCCGGAAAAGTGACAACAGCACGGGTCAGGGTGCCCACCTCAACCTTGGCGCCGCTGACCTCCCCGAGAACCGGACAATGACTACCCTCGCCCCCGGCGTCACGCTCACCAAAATCAGCCGGGGCGGAGCTGACTCTTCGCTCTTCTGGACCGCCGAAGTGGCCATCCCGGCTGATTCGCCGGACCCGGACGCTCCGACGTCGGCGCTCTCAAGCCAGGTCACTGCGCAGCACACGGCCGACAAGCTCAAGGCCGCCGGCGTCGATGCCCGCGTTGAACATGTCCAGTCGCCGCAGCTTGCCGACGCAGGAGGCGATCTGGGCTACCGGGTCCGCGCCGACCATCTCGGCGCGCAGGCCGACGGCGCCTCCGTCGTCGCCAAGATCAAGGCCGCCGGTTTTGCCTCCTCAGTGATCTACACGGGTTGGGACGGCGACTCCGAGACCAGCACGAAGACGCGCGGACCGTGGAATCTCGACGTCATCACGATCGACCCCGGGAAGTACCAGGGCCAGCTCGCCGCCTCGTTCGGTCCGGATCTGGAGAAGCGGGAGACCACCAGCCAGCTGGCCTCCGACGCCCACGCCCTCGCCGCTGTGAACGCAGGCTTCTTCGTCTTCGACCCGAAGGCCGGTGCCGAAGGCGACCCCGCCGGGGCCGGGGTCTACGGAGGCAAGACTCTCAGCGAAGCCGTAGCGGACCGCCCGGCCCTCGTCATCGACGGAAAGAAAAATGCCACCAGCATCCAGCGATTGACCTGGGCGGGGAAAATATCGTCTTCCTCCGGGGAAGCGCCCTTGGACGGCATCAACCGGGTACCTGGCCTGATCCGCAACTGCGGCGGCGCCAACGACCTGCCTACCTCAGCTCCGCTCCAGGACGTCACCTGCACGAACTCCAACGAGCTCGTCACGTTCACACCGGAGTTCGGGCAGTCCACGCCTGCCGGTCCGGGCCTTGAAGTGATGGTGGACAGCCACGACGCCGTTACCTCCATCGCCGAAACCCGTGGCGCGGCCGTCCCTGCGGGCGGACACACCATCCAGGCCACCGGAACTGACGTCGCACGGCTCCGCGCACTCGCTCCTGTCGGCACGAAGCTGAAAATCGACGCCGGACTGCTCGGCCAGGACGGGAAGTCCCTGGACACCAACAAGGCAACGAGCGTCGTCAACGGCGGCCCGTTGCTGGTCAAGGACGGCAGTGAAGACGTCACTGTCCGACATGACGGAATGGTGCATCCCAACGATGGAAACAGCTTCTACTACGGCTGGGTCCACAAGCGGAACCCCCGGACCTTCGCCGGAACCGATGCCCAGGGCAGGACCATGCTTGTCACAGCGGACGGACGCTCGACTACCTCGCTCGGACTGAGCCTGAAGGAAGAGGCCGACGTCGCATTGTCACTCGGCATGGTTCAGGCCATGAACCTGGACGGCGGCGGCTCAACAACAGCCGTTGCCGAAGGGAAGGTGCAGAACAGCCCGTCGGGCGGATCGGAACGCGCGGTCGGGGACGCGCTCCTGGTGCTTCCGGCCCGAAAGGACGAGCAGTAG
- a CDS encoding histidine phosphatase family protein, giving the protein MPLTTFALVRHGQTDWNAQRRLQGSTDIPLNDVGRGQARDAVAVLSGYEWDVIVSSPLSRAAETAELIAAGLGLSVDRRVPELTERRFGAAEGLQAGPELDALRIPGGFRGAESEEEAASRGLAALEALAEEFHGRRVLVVAHGTLLRLSLGRAVARTLDSIDNAVLNLAHHHAIDGWQLEYFNGEPVMAAVPA; this is encoded by the coding sequence ATGCCCCTTACTACGTTCGCCCTCGTCCGCCACGGTCAGACAGACTGGAATGCCCAGCGCCGGCTGCAGGGATCCACCGACATTCCGCTGAACGACGTCGGCCGCGGCCAGGCCCGCGACGCCGTCGCCGTCCTGTCCGGTTACGAGTGGGACGTCATTGTTTCGTCACCGCTGAGCCGGGCCGCGGAAACCGCCGAGCTGATCGCCGCAGGGCTGGGGCTCAGTGTGGACCGGCGCGTGCCGGAGCTCACCGAGCGCCGCTTTGGAGCTGCGGAGGGCCTGCAAGCAGGACCTGAATTGGACGCGCTGCGTATTCCTGGTGGCTTCCGCGGCGCGGAAAGCGAGGAGGAGGCAGCCTCCCGCGGTCTGGCCGCGCTGGAGGCGCTGGCCGAAGAGTTCCACGGCCGCCGCGTCCTTGTTGTCGCCCACGGGACGCTCCTCCGCTTGAGCCTCGGCCGCGCCGTCGCCCGCACTCTGGACAGCATCGACAACGCCGTGCTCAACCTCGCCCACCACCATGCCATAGACGGCTGGCAGCTCGAATACTTCAACGGTGAACCCGTCATGGCTGCCGTTCCCGCCTGA
- a CDS encoding magnesium transporter CorA family protein: MVFIRLYREGKLERDDVRVHEIEALARQDDVVLWIDYTNPTADDLLGVETVYGLHRLAVEDAVHDFQRPKLDRYPNHLFLSAYQAALKPGTGELTVVEISAFVTHNALVTVHGPEFDTDKLTAHWDAETDLAQHGVPFLFWGLLDMIVDGHFDAVQELDGYIDALEESLFEDHSPDHELQRKTFELRKNLVRLRRVVLPMREVLNTLLRREDLVGCSPAMQPFLQDVYDHVLRASEWTESLRDLVTTILETHISIQGNQMNLVMKKVTSWAAIIAVPTAVTGFFGQNVPFFGFQSDYGLWLSSALMAGGSIFLYLAFKKRDWI; the protein is encoded by the coding sequence ATGGTGTTCATACGGCTATACCGCGAAGGCAAACTCGAACGCGACGATGTCAGGGTCCACGAGATCGAAGCCCTGGCCCGCCAGGATGACGTGGTGCTGTGGATCGACTACACGAACCCGACGGCTGATGACCTGCTCGGCGTCGAAACCGTGTACGGGCTTCATCGACTCGCCGTCGAGGACGCCGTCCACGACTTTCAGCGGCCCAAACTGGACCGATACCCGAACCATCTGTTCCTCTCGGCCTACCAGGCGGCGTTAAAGCCTGGCACCGGGGAACTGACCGTCGTCGAGATCTCGGCATTCGTGACCCACAATGCCCTGGTGACCGTGCACGGGCCCGAGTTCGACACCGACAAGCTGACGGCGCACTGGGACGCCGAAACCGATCTGGCCCAACACGGGGTGCCTTTCCTCTTCTGGGGCCTGCTGGACATGATCGTCGACGGGCACTTCGACGCCGTCCAGGAACTCGATGGCTACATCGACGCCCTCGAAGAGTCACTTTTCGAGGACCACTCCCCCGACCACGAGCTTCAGCGGAAGACCTTCGAACTCCGCAAGAACCTCGTCCGGCTCCGCCGCGTCGTCCTGCCCATGCGTGAAGTCCTCAACACCCTCCTCCGGCGGGAAGACCTGGTCGGCTGCAGCCCGGCGATGCAGCCCTTCCTGCAGGACGTCTACGACCACGTGCTGCGCGCCTCGGAATGGACGGAATCGCTCCGCGACCTGGTCACCACCATCCTGGAAACCCACATCAGCATCCAGGGGAACCAGATGAACCTCGTCATGAAGAAGGTCACCAGCTGGGCTGCGATCATCGCGGTCCCTACAGCCGTGACCGGCTTCTTCGGGCAGAATGTGCCCTTCTTCGGCTTCCAGAGCGATTACGGCCTCTGGCTGTCCAGCGCCCTCATGGCCGGCGGTTCAATATTCCTGTACCTGGCGTTCAAGAAGCGGGACTGGATCTAG